GAGTTCGATCACAAAGTCAGAACCTTGTTCTTCTCGTGAAGGAGGGAAAGAACGATAACAACTTTTAGTCGAATTACTTCTTCTCTCAAATTTTTCTAGCCAGCGAATACAACCCTACGGCTACGCCATTGATggggagatgaagaagaagtcagagggtggaagaagaagagacgaGTGAAGTGAAGCGTTTGTGTTGGGAGAGAAAACTGTTTTTCATACTAAATAACATCTAAACGGCGTCATTTTTGGCTATGAAGGACACCAAACCAAAACGACAATGTTTTGGACCCCTCCCACGTGGCAATCCGAGGCCACGTCAGCGCTCCGATGATGACTCATCACCTGAAATATGGCCAGGGACCAGTTTGAATGCTCGAAGCTCTATCTGGAGGACTACAATGAGAAAATCGGGATCTTAGGGATTACTATGGGTATTTGCGTGAATGTCAGGGACGACTATGGGTATTTACTcttacaaaatgttataaaatcgtccttttaaccACACCCCCCCCACTCCCTCATCCACTCTCTCaccccctcaccccactcccaTAACCCCCCaccccctcaccccctcaccccactccccACTCCCCACTCCCCACTCCCCACTCTCGTAACTCCCTCACCTCACTTCCGTAACCCCACATCCCCTTCCTCATGCCCCTTTTTTCAAAACTCCAACTCTAATTTCAACTTCAATTTTTGTCTCGTCGCCGTCTCCGCCCTACTTATTCATTTCTAAGGTGTGCCGCCGCCGTCGCGTCGTCATTGGGAGACCACGCCATCGCGTCGTCATCGGGAAGGGGACTCCGCTGgtgctacttcttcttctgtgactgcctttgctttttcttctgtgactGCCTCTGCTTCTGTTTgaacttctgcttctgcttctgcttgaaCTTTTACTTctgtcttttttaattttttgaatttctgTTGTTTTGCTGTTTTTGAATCTGAAAACTGAAATTGtagttgatgattattgaattattatttATTGAAATTGCTGTGATTATTGAAATTGTTATGCTTCTTTTgcctctaattttttttgttgatttattttgttttgtgaaTGTTGATGTTAATTTGTTTTGGGACTATTGttattggtaaaaaaaaaaagtgttatgaGTAATGAATGGCTATGATGGCAATGGTGATGGTAGTGAGAAAAGGGGGAGGGAAGAGGTGGAAGGAGATTGGGGAAGAGTGAGAAGAGGAAAGGGATTGGGGAAGAATGAGAAGAGGAAGGGGAAGAGGGGTGGGTGTCCTTCGGCAATAGTAATGGTAAAGGTGAGAAGAAGAGGGTGATGGTGAAGAGTAGAAGGAAGGGGATTGGGGGAGGAATGGGGGGAGAGACCAAAGAGATGCTAGGTGGGGAtattttgctcttttttttaaattatttttattaataatgaagggtaatatggtaaaaaaaatcaaattgaagtagaaaatgacgattttataacgttttgtaatgttgagaatgattttaataataaaaaatggtcGGAGACGATTTAATTTTCATCCAGACCAACGAAAACAATACTTAACCCTTATAATTATTATGAAAGAAGGTGAACatcttttctaaaatttttgcGATGACTACAATTTTGTATGTTTTCATGTAACTTCgtagtttttcttctaaaattaagtaaaaaaataaccgaaatttttataaaaaaataacattatatttttacttatcattaaatttttgcaatcttttctttatatttgcccaaaaatcttttctaaaaaaaCTAGTTGAGTTGTCTTTATACAATTGATTATAATTTTGTATGGTTTTATGTAATTTCTTAGCTTTCTTctctaataaaaaagataattataaCTCTTATTAAAGAGTGAAATTGTACTTTCACTTTTTTTCATTAAACTTTTGCAATTTCCTCTTTTATTTACccaaaaacttttcaaaagaaTTATTTGATTATGTTTATGCAAtcatctttgataaaaaaaaaatatattataacaaCGATGATAAACAATTGTATATGTATAAATTGTGAATAATTAGATTTAAGTATTGTTAATTTCTATTTCTTAAGTAAATGATAAATCAGTTATAACAAAAGAACTAATGTTTATCTTTAATATCCTACGTAATTATCAAATTCTATTAACTTAGATAACCCTTATTAATATGACAAAATGGAATAAACATAAGTAAATGAGAGATTGCTAATGGCAAGATTAGCATGATGTGACAATAGTATAAAATATTGTGTTAAACTTTTAATATAACATACTTTGAACTCTCTTTTTAAATATTaccagataaaaaataaataaataaattattaatattattatttatgtaatGTTTTTTCTATATCAAGATCATCCAAAAAGAATGAAACCCCGAACTTACAAGAGCAAGTGCAATGTGTCCTGCAATTTACAATACCAAGAAAAAAAGAACAGATTTCCAACCATGAATTACTTGTGTAAAACTGCAAGCATGAGAGTGTCAACAAagctaaaattttattattactatgaaTACATAGTTTAATGTGATCTCATCAATTGAATTCTACATTTTGTACTTAAAACAGGAAATTTGGTCACAAAATGTACCAAAAGATGTATTTTATCCACTGTTACCAACACACAGTGTAAACTTGGGAGCATTAATAACTTGGTAAGTCCTCATCCATCATTCATTCACTCCACATGTCATTGGCTAATGAGGGCTTCAATTCATGATAGCATTGCCTTCTCCAACAGCTCCTGCAATTCCCCTTTTTGATATGCTTCTGCAGCCAAAGAAAGGATGGGAGATTAGAAGAGGACAAGTATATTGCAGAAACTATGAGGGTCCGTTtggtttgcatttttatttttagaattttgtgaagaaaaaaggaaaaacaggAGATGAAgcaagaaaatagaattttagtatttttactattttctctttttccttcgcAAAATCCTAACAACAGAAAATACTGAGAATGAAAAACACAAGTCAATCGCACCCTCAGGCCTATTTGATTTCTGTTTTCGCTTCTTGTTTTCATATTTCCTTGGTCAAATGTAAAATGTGAAATTCACTATCTAGCTATCCCCTTAATCCATTTATGATTACTATTACTAGTTTACTACCCATTATGGTCAATGTTTCAATGATTTGATTAGTGAAACAAACCAAATTCTACAAGCATCAGGAAAACAAAGCAATCATATCATAAAGCCAGGACCGACGGATCGAGCCATTATTACGGAAACCAATGCAAAATTAACCTTCACAACTAGAAATCTGAGTGACATACCAACAGTGATATCACAGCCACCAAAAAACTCTCCATCTATGTAGAGTTGAGGAAAGGTTGGCCAACTCGAATACTCCTTGAGTCCTTGGCGCAGCAACTCATTTTCCAGTATGTTTATCGTCTCAAAAGGCACGTTCAGAGACTTCAATATCTGCACCACTGTGTTCGAGAATCCGCACTGCGGAAAATCCTTAGTTCCCTTCATAAACAGAACTACCTTATTTGAAGTAACAACTTTATCCAATGTAGACTTCAATTGAGGAGTCAATCCTGCAAATAAAACCAAAAACCCAACATATAATTAGGCGTACCAGTAATTATAAAGTAAAAACCCTCAacttaatcatatttttttttcaaacctcAAATTAGTCCTCTAAATAGCTTTAACATCAATTTGGTCATCAATGTTTAAAATAGAAATCAGTATCACACTGATATATATTTAGATAACAGTTTCAGTCCTTTCATAGTTATTTCACTCTGTGAAGGACCAAACAGTAACCTTATAATCACATCAATGCTCAACCTTTCACACCATAAATCAATAGAAATTCAAGAAAAGTTTCAACACAtgctaaataagtaaatatttacCAACCATGATTTCTCATGTTCCTAAAATTCTTTTGGTTAACAATTTACAGTACAGTGTAGTATATAGAAATCAATCTACAAtaacaaagaaaagtaaatagACTAATTTTGATGCAACTAATCACACGTTGAAAATGCTAATTCGATAATCTTAGATTTAAAAACACTAATTTGGGCATTTACTCTACTATGATTATTAGTTTAATAAGCTCAGATATACTAAAATAAAGACTTATTTTAACAATATGAATGTTGACAcaattgaaaattcaaaagaatCCCAAGTCCATAAAACCAGCAAAATGAGGGTTTTGGTGAATTGTGATTGAAAAGCTGAAAGAGTGACAAAGGTTGAAACTTTGGCATGCCCAGATCAAAATCCATTaacgaaattgaaattgaaagagaaGGGTAAGTGGAATCAGTACCAGAGGAGCACCGAACAATTGTGGAAGCGCGTTTGTGTTGTTTAGGGTGGAACTGAAAGAGgagcttcttcttgttgttttgAGTCAAAGCAAGAGGAGGAGAAGGTTGCAGAAACAGTGTTCCTCGAAGGTGGGAgtgcgatgatgatgatgatgatgatgatggaattGTTGGGTGCAAATTGAAAGGTTTAATGCACCAACAAGAAGACATTTTTTCGTGCTTCGTATCAAAATCTCAGGACACCACAAAATTTCTGTTGTGTTTGGTCCAAATATCAGTTGCGTTGTGTTCTGCTTTGTAACtttgtttattttacttattaGCTTAATAAAAATTATGTGGTGTTATttcctaaaagaaaaaaaaatagagtttaGCTAAGATTCAAggttattaattgaaaaaattttaaagaaaatatctaaaaatgaagtttttaatatattattatgtatttattaaaataaaaaactttaaaaattttactaataacaatcttaaaaaaaaaacttaaaaaaaaagcaAACTATCATTTCTAATCACAAAACTTTAGAATACTAACAAATTCAATCATGaacaaataaaaatagttttgtacccataaaaaaattatttttatgtgataaaaatatctaaatgttaattttatttatgagtaaatttatcaatattttaaactTTCATGAATAAAAATGACAGTTTTTCGTTGTTTATGAGTACAAAGttagttttatttatatatattttttaaattcaactaGTGATATAAGactttttttattgatttgtaaaaatccaattcaattaaattttataaaattagtttaCTTGGTTTATAAAgataagaataaataataatacattCTATTCTACTGATGCAAACCAGACCGAGAGAATATTCCTGAGGCTCTTGATTACAAGCAAAGGTTTCTTTATCAGTAATGAAGGTTACCTATGACTATGAGAATGCCAAAGGGAAAAAGAAGATTGATCAAATGAGCATTTGAAAGGTTATAATGAAGAAAATCCTGCTcacaaattacaaaatataactCTCAATAAGGATACTTTTCATGGCTTTAGAACTTAGAAATTGTATACAAAATTAAGAGTAATGATACTAAGACTTAGGATGTTGGGAAGAAATCATTGTTACAAATTCATGTTATCATTTTATTTATAATCATTGGATAAATCATGTGACTATGTTCATCTTTGATGGAATTTCTTAACTTGAGAACCAGAGAAAAATTGTATCAATTCTCTTAATTGAGATCAATAAGAAAAGTTTTTTTCATTTTATCTATTTACCAACAAGAAAAACAGTTGTTGATTGAATATGCAATCATATCTCCTTTCCAAATTCCAACAGGCAAAGGATTTTTGTATACagagaaaatcaaagaaagaatCTATTGATGATCTGCATCAGCTGTAATTTCAATCCCCATCAAAGACAGTTCTTCACAAAGCAAATCAACACTCTTGAAATGTACACCTTTGATTCCAACTTCTATTGCTGCCTCCACATTCTTTTTCCTGCCACAATAAGCCCCAAATTAGGAATTTAATTTCTATACACTTTCAgtataaatattatacaaaacaTTCCAATTATGTATTGTCATGTAATAAAAAGTAACCAACTTTCACATCCAGTACTTCTATggtcatccaaaaaaaaaaaaaaaaaaaaaaattagtttgatGATCGTGTATAATTAAGTTTAGGAATTTGCAAAAGAGAAATCAGCACCCTTAATAGC
The sequence above is drawn from the Arachis hypogaea cultivar Tifrunner chromosome 4, arahy.Tifrunner.gnm2.J5K5, whole genome shotgun sequence genome and encodes:
- the LOC112797543 gene encoding uncharacterized protein, coding for MSSCWCIKPFNLHPTIPSSSSSSSSHSHLRGTLFLQPSPPLALTQNNKKKLLFQFHPKQHKRASTIVRCSSGLTPQLKSTLDKVVTSNKVVLFMKGTKDFPQCGFSNTVVQILKSLNVPFETINILENELLRQGLKEYSSWPTFPQLYIDGEFFGGCDITVEAYQKGELQELLEKAMLS